From Candidatus Eisenbacteria bacterium:
GTCTGCAGCTTCGCGGTCGGCACGTTCATCTTGAGGCCGACCTGGGCCTCGGCGCGCAGGGCGCCCTGCAGGAGGAGGCCGATCTGCTCGATCTTCTCCCGCTTCCACGCCGTCTTCCACGCGCTCTTGTTCGCGATCAACTGCGGCACCGACTCGAAGAGCTCGGCGACGATGCGCAGGCCGTGGGCGCGGATCGTCGAGCCGGTCTCCGTCACCTCGACGATGGCGTCGACGAGCCCCTCGGCCACCTTCGCCTCCGTCGCGCCCCACGAGAACTCGATGTGCACGTCGATGTTGCGCTGGGCGAACCAGCGCTTCGTGTAGCCGACGAGCTCGGTGGCGATCCGCTTGCCGCGCAGATCCTCGGGTTTCTTCACCGGCGAATCGCCGGCCACGACCAGCACCCAGCGCGTCGGGCGGAGGCTCGTCTTGGAGTAGACCAGCTCCTGCGCGACCTCGACCTGCGCGTCGTACTCGAGCACCCAGTCGCGTCCGGTGATGCCGGCGTCGAGCGTGCCGCCCTCGACGTAGCGTGCCATCTCCTGCGCGCGCACGAGCAGGCAGCGCAGCGCCGGATCGTCGACGCGCGGGAAGTAGCTGCGCTCGTCGACGCTGATCTTCCACCCCGAGCGGCGGAAGAGCTCGACCGTCGCGTCCTGGAGGCTGCCCTTCGGGACGCCGAGCTGGAGGATGCGCTCAGCCACGGTTCGGCTCCGCGATCCGCTCGGCGACGACCCGCCACTCGCCGTTCTCGACGCGACGGAAGAAGCAGTTCCGATATCCCTCGTGGCAGGCGGCGCTCGTCTGCTCCACCTTCAAGAGCACGCAGTCGGCGTCGCAGTCGACGTAGATCTCCTTCACGTGCTGCACGTGGCCGGAGCTCTCGCCCTTCACCCACAGGGCGTTCCGCGACGTGCTCCAGTAGGTCGCCCGGCCGGTCTCGAGCGTATGCCGCCACGCCTGCTCGTTCATGTAGGCGACCATGAGGATCTCGCCGTTCGTGGCATCCTGCGCGATCGCCGTCACGAGGCCGCCACGCTTGGCGAAGTCGGGCTGCGGCATGACGCGGTTCGTTAGCATGCGCCCCGGAGCAAGGCGAGCGCGGGCGCGGAGTTGGACGCCTCGGAGGGGGTGGGCTAAACGTCCGCGCATGCGGCTCGCCGACATCGCGGCGCGCGTCGGCGGTACGCTCGACGGTGACGGCGACGTCGAGGTGCGCGGCGTCTCGTCGATCGAGGAGCCCCGCCCGGGGACGCTCACGTTCCTCGCCGACCCGAAGCACGCGCCGCTCCTGCGCTCGACGACGGCCGCGGCGGTGCTCCTGCCACCCGATGCCCCGCGGCCCGGCGTCCCATCGGTGCGCGTGCCGAATCCGCAGCTCGCGTTCGCCGAGGTCGTGGAGCTCTTCCATCCCGCCGAGCGGCCGGCGCCTGGCATCCATCCGACGGCCGTCGTCGCGCCGAGCGCTCGCCTCGGCGCGAACGCGTCGATCGGACCGCACGCGATCGTCGGCGACGGCGTCGTGCTCGGCGACGACGCCGTGCTGCACGCCGGCGTGGTCCTCTACCCGCGCGTGCAGGCGGGCCGCCGCTTCACTGCCTTCGCGCGCGTCGTCGTGCGCGAGGACGTGCGCATCGGCTCCGGCGTCACGATCCACGCGGGCGCCGTCGTCGGGAGCGACGGCTTCGGCTACGTCCCGGCACCCGACGGCATCCGCAAGATCCCGCAGGTGGGAACGGTCGTGATCGAGGACGACGTCGAGATCGGCGCCAACGCCACGATCGATCGGGCCGCGCTGGGTGCGACCACGATCGGCCGCGGCACCAAGATCGACAACCTCGTCATGGTCGCGCACGGCTGTCAGATAGGCCCGTACTGCCTGCTGGCTGCGCAGACGGGCCTGGCCGGAGGGACGACGCTCGGGACCGGCGTCATGCTCGGCGGCCAGGTCGGATCGGCAGGGCATCTCACGATCGGCGACGGTGCGAAGGTCGCGGCCAAGTCGGGCATCCACGGCGACCTCGGCGCGGGTGGCACGTACGGCGGCATTCCCGCGATCGAGATCCGGCAGTGGCGTCGCGGCATGACGGCGCTGACGCGTCTGGCCGAGCTGCTCCGCCGCGTCCGCCGCCTCGAGCGCAAGGCCGGCATCGACGACGAATGAGGGCCGAGGCGGGTTTGCCCCGCCCATCCCCGTAGTTATACTCCCGCTTTCTTCCCGACCCCGCCATGAAGATCGCTCTCGACAAGATCACGGCCGTGTCGACGCCGCTCGTGTACCGGGAGGACGCCGAGTCGCTGAACGCGCGCCTGCACGAGGGCGGCGGTACCGACGACTTCCGGTTTCCCGCCGGCCTCGGCGCCGACCTCCGTCACTATCGCGCGGGGCTCGACGTCGTGTTCGAAGGGCGGCTGCGCGGCGAGGCCGAGGGCACGTGCGGTCGCTGTCTCGAAGCGTACCGGCTGCCGTTCGATGCACCGCTGCGGGTCGTGCTCGCGCCTCGCGCCAGCGCCGGGGAGGGTGAGGGCGACGACGATCTCGGCCTCGGCTTCTACGACGGCGAGGAGATCGACGTGACCGGGCTCGTCGTCGAGCATGCGATTCTCGCGCTGCCGACGATCCCGCTCTGCCGGGAAGACTGTCGCGGGCTCTGCCCGCACTGTGGTGTCAATCACAACCTGCGTCCGTGCACCTGCGCGACGGAGACGAGCCCCCGCATCGGCGGGCTCGCGGCGCTCGCGAATCTGAAGGTCACCGACGTACGAGGAGGAAGGTAAATGGGTCTCCCCAAGCGCCGAACGTCGTCGACGAAGCGGGACAAGCGGCGCGCACACGATGCGCTCGTGGCGCCGCACGTGATCACGTGCTCGCAATGCGGCGAACGCACCCTGCGGCATCGCGCCTGCGCCCACTGCGGGACGTATCGCGGCCGCCAAGTGATCGCTGCGAAGGAAGCCTGACCCTGGGCGTGCCCGCGGTCTGCGTATTCCCTGGCCAGGGAGCACAGCGGGTAGGGATGGGCCGCGATCTCGCGGAGGGCTTTGCCTGCGCGCGGTCGGTGTTCGACGAGGTGGACGAGCGCCTCGGCTTCGTGCTCTCGCGGCTGTGCTTCGAGGGGCCGGCCGAGACGCTGGCGCTCACCGAGCATGCGCAGCCGGCGATCCTCGCGGTGAGCATCGCCGCGTGGCGGGTCCTCGGCGAGACGACCGGCGTGCGGCCGGTCGCGGTCGCCGGCCACAGCCTCGGGGAGTGGAGCGCCCTCGTCGCCGCCGGCGCGCTCCAGCTCGGCGACGCGGCCGAGGGGGTCCGCGCGCGCGGCCGTCTCATGCAGGAGGCGGTACCGGTCGGCGTCGGCGCGATGGCCGCCGTCATGGGGCTCGCGCTCCCGGTCGTCGAGGAGCTCTGCGCCGAGGCGGCCGAGGGCGAGGTCCTCGCGCCGGCGAACCTGAACGGCGGGGGACAGATCGTGGTCGCCGGCCACGCGGCGGCGGTGGAGCGCATGGTGGCGCTGGCCGCGACGCGCAAGGCGCGCGCGCAGCGGCTCGCCGTGAGCGCGCCGTTCCACTGCGCGCTCATGCGTCCCGCGGGCGAGGGGCTCCGTCCGGTGCTCGCGCGCTGCCGGTTCACGGAGCCCGAGATGCCGGTCGTGTCGAGCGTCGACGCGCGCGCGGTGACCTCGGCGGCGGAGCTTCCGGAGCTGCTCGAGCGCCAGGTGACCGCGCCGGTGCGCTGGGAGGAGACGGCGCGAACCCTCGCCAGCTACGGGGCGCCGATCGCGCTCGAGGTGGGGCCCGGGCGAACCCTCTCGGGGCTCATGAAGCGCATCGTGCCCGACATGCGCGGCATTCCGGCCGGCGACCTCGAAGGCCTCGCGATGGCCAAGGAGGCGCTCGCGTGAGCACGCCGCTCGCGGGCCAGGTGGCGCTCGTGACCGGCGGCTCGCGCGGCATCGGGCGGGCGATCGCGGCGCGCCTCGCGCGCGACGGTGCGGCGGTCGCGCTCACGTACGTCGCGCAGGAGGCCGCCGCCGCGGACGCCGTTCGCGCGATCGAGGCCGCGGGCGGTACGGCGGCGGCCTTCGGCTTCGACGTGACGCAGGCCGATGCGGTCGCGGCAGGCGTCGACGCCGTCGTCCAGCGCTTCGGGCGCCTCAACGTGCTGGTCAACAATGCGGGAGTCACCGGCGACGGGCTCGTCCTGCGCTGCAAGGAGGCCGACTGGCGCCGCGTGCTCGATACGAACCTCACGGGGGTGTTCTTGTGCACGAAGGCGGCCCTGCGCGGCATGGTCCGGGCGCGTTACGGGCGCATCGTCAACCTCACGTCCGTCGTCGCCGAGATGGGCAACGCGGGGCAGGCGGCCTATGCGGCCGCCAAGGCCGGGGTCGTCGGGTTCACGCGCTCGGTGGCGCGCGAGGTCGGCTCCCGCGGCATCACCGTCAACGCAGTCTCCCCCGGCTTCATCGAGACCGACATGACGGCGGCGTTGACGGACCCACAGCGCGCAGCCTACACGACCCTGATCCCGGCCGGCCGGCTGGGGGCGGTAGACGACGTGGCGGCGGCGGTGGCTTTCCTCGCCTCGCCGGAGGCGGGATACGTGACCGGGCACGTCCTGGACGTGAACGGCGGCTTGTACATGTGAAGGAGGAACGGGATGGCAACCAGCGTGGAGCAGCGGGTCAAGGAGATCATCTGTGAGCAGCTCGGAGTGAGCGAAGATCAGGTGACCCCGCAGGCGTCGTTCATCGAAGACCTGGGCGCCGACTCGCTCGACATCGTCGAGCTGGTGATGGCGCTCGAGGAAGAGTACGACATGGAGATCTCGGACGAGGAGGCGGAGAAGATCCGCACCGTCCAGGACGTCGTGAACTACATCGAGAGCCACAAGTGACCTCACCGCTCGCCGCCGCCGACCCGGCCGTCTTCGACGCGATCCGCAAGGAAACCGAGCGGCAGGAGTACGGCCTCGAGCTGATCGCGTCCGAGAACTACGTGAGCGAGGCCGTGCTCGAAGCCCAGGGCTCGGTGCTCACGAACAAGTACGCCGAGGGCTATCCCGGCAAGCGCTACTACGGCGGATGCGAGTTCGTCGACGACGTCGAGGTCCTCGCGCAGGATCGCGCGAAGCAGCTCTTTGCCTGCGAGGCCGTGAACGTCCAGCCCCACTCGGGCTCGCAGGCGAACATGGCCGTGTACTTCTCCCAGCTCCAGCCGGGCGACACGATCCTCGCCATGAACCTGCAGCACGGCGGGCACTTGACGCACGGCAACCCGGCCAACTTCTCGGGTAAGTTCTTCAAGGTCGTGCCGTACGGCGTGCGCGAGTCCGACGGCCGCATCGACATGGAGCAGGTCGCCCACCTCGCGCGCACCGAGCGGCCGAAGATGATCGTCGTCGGGTACTCGGCCTATCCGCGCCAGCTCGACTTCGCCGCCTTCCGCAAGATCGCCGACGAGGTCGGCGCGCAGATCATGGCGGACGTCGCCCACTTCGCGGGGTTGGTGGCGGCCGGCCTCCATCCGTCGCCCATCCCCCACTGCGAGTTCACGACCACCACGACCCACAAGACGCTGCGCGGCCCGCGCGGCGGCATGATCATGGGGAGCGAGGCGAAGATGAAGGCCGTCAACGCGTCGGTCTTCCCCGGCAACCAGGGTGGGCCGCTCATGCACGTGATCGCCGCCAAGGCGGTCGCCTTCGGCGAGGCCCTGCGCCCGGAGTTCGCGGCCTACCAGCGCCAGATCGTGAAGAACGCCAAGGCCCTCGCCGAGGGGCTCATGAAGCGCGGCCTGCGCCTGTGCTCCGGCGGGACCGACAACCACCTCATGCTGATCGACCTGCGCGGCACCGAGCTCACCGGCAAGCTCGTCCAGGAGTCGCTCGACAAGGCGCACATGACGGTCAACAAGAACACCGTGCCGTTCGACCCCCGTTCGCCGTTCGTCACCAGCGGCGTGCGCATCGGGACGCCGGCGGTGACCACGCGCGGCATGAAGGAGGCGGAGATGGACGTCATCGCCGACCTCATGGTGCGTGCCTTCGGCGTGGTCGGGGACGACGGGAAGCTCGCCGCCATCGCCGCCGAGGTGCGCGACCTCTGCAACCGCTTCCCGATCTACCGCCGCCGCCTCGCCTGACGCGCCATGCAGTGCCCGATGTGCCGGGCTCCGGACAGCCGCGTGATCGACTCGCGCCTGGGGAAGGAAGGCGACATGATCCGTCGCCGGCGGCACTGCGACGGCTGTGGGCATCGCTTCACGACCTACGAGCGCGTCGAGGTCGCGCTCCCGATGGTGGTGAAGAAGGACGGCCGCCGGCAGCCGTTCGACCGCGGGCGCATCGTCTCGGGCCTCCGGCGGGCCTGCGAGAAGCGGCCGGTCTCGGTCGACACGATCGAGGAGGTCGCGAGCCAGATCGAACGCCAGACGCTCGAGCGCGGCGAGAGCGAGGTCACGAGCCGGCAGATCGGCGAGGCGGTGATGGCCGCCCTGCACGACCTCGACGCCGTCGCCTACGTGCGCTTCGCGTCGGTCTATCGCGAGTTCCGCGACGTGCACGAGTTCATGCACGAGCTCGAAGAGCTGATCGCAGCCCGCAGCGCCGGCGCGCGGCGACCCAAAGCGGGGCGAACGTCGCCGACCACGCAGCGGCGCTCGCGGTCGCGCGCGTGAGCCCGCGGACGAGGTCGCGCGACACCGACGCGCGCTGGATGGCGCGCGCGGTCGCGCTCGCAGGGCGCGCGCTCGGACGGACGTTTCCCAACCCCCCGGTCGGCGCGGTGTTCGTGAAGCGCGGGCGCGTCGTGGGCGAGGGCTGGACGGCGCCGGCGGGCGGCCCGCACGCCGAGATCGCCGCGCTCCGTCGCGCCGGCGCTCGCGCCCGCGGTGCCGATCTCTACGTCACGCTCGAGCCGTGCGCGCACGTCGGACGGACGCCGCCGTGCGTCGATGCGCTGCTGCCGCTCGGCCTGCGACGCGTCGTCATCGCGGCCGTCGATCCCAACCCGCGGGTTCGGGGCCGCAGCATCCGCCGCCTGCGCGCGGCCGGCGTGCGCGTCACCGTCGGGATCGGGAGGGACGAGGCGGATGCGCTCACCGCCGGGTACCGGTCGCGCCTCCTGCGCGGTCGTCCGCTCGTGACGCTGAAGCTCGCGACCTCGCTCGACGGGCGCATCGCCGCGCGCTCGGGCGACGCGCGCTGGATCACGGGACCCGCCGCGCGACGCCGGGCCCACGTCCTGCGCGACGTGCACGACGCGGTCGTGGTCGGCGCGGGGACGGTGCGCGCCGACGACCCCCGCCTCACGTGTCGCATCGCCGGCGGGCGCGACCCGATCCGGGTCGTCCTGTGCGGCGCGGGGGTGTCGTTGCCGGCGAAGGCCCAGGTGCTCGCTCGCGGCGGCGCGCCCACGTGGATCGTGGCGCCGCGCGGCGCGAGCCCGTCGCGCGTCGAGCGCCTGCGACGGCGAGCGGCCCAGGTGATCCTCATCCCCGCGCGGCGGGGGCGGATGGCGTTCGGTGACGTCGTGGGGGCGCTCGGCGCGCGCGGGATCACCTCGGTGCTGGTCGAGGGCGGCGCGGTCGTCGCGCGCGATGCGCTACGCGCCGGCGTCGTCGATCGCGTCGTGTGGTTCCTGGCGCCGGCGCTGCTCGGGGGCGACGCGGTGCCGGCCGTCGCCGGGCTCGGCATCGATCGGGCGCGCGATGCCGTGCGCCTGGTCGACGCCCGCGTGGCGC
This genomic window contains:
- the hisG gene encoding ATP phosphoribosyltransferase, which encodes MAERILQLGVPKGSLQDATVELFRRSGWKISVDERSYFPRVDDPALRCLLVRAQEMARYVEGGTLDAGITGRDWVLEYDAQVEVAQELVYSKTSLRPTRWVLVVAGDSPVKKPEDLRGKRIATELVGYTKRWFAQRNIDVHIEFSWGATEAKVAEGLVDAIVEVTETGSTIRAHGLRIVAELFESVPQLIANKSAWKTAWKREKIEQIGLLLQGALRAEAQVGLKMNVPTAKLQTVIALLPAITSPTVSNLYGTDWCAVESVIAEATVRDLIPQLLRAGAVGIIEYPLNKIVG
- the hisI gene encoding phosphoribosyl-AMP cyclohydrolase; protein product: MPQPDFAKRGGLVTAIAQDATNGEILMVAYMNEQAWRHTLETGRATYWSTSRNALWVKGESSGHVQHVKEIYVDCDADCVLLKVEQTSAACHEGYRNCFFRRVENGEWRVVAERIAEPNRG
- the lpxD gene encoding UDP-3-O-(3-hydroxymyristoyl)glucosamine N-acyltransferase — encoded protein: MRLADIAARVGGTLDGDGDVEVRGVSSIEEPRPGTLTFLADPKHAPLLRSTTAAAVLLPPDAPRPGVPSVRVPNPQLAFAEVVELFHPAERPAPGIHPTAVVAPSARLGANASIGPHAIVGDGVVLGDDAVLHAGVVLYPRVQAGRRFTAFARVVVREDVRIGSGVTIHAGAVVGSDGFGYVPAPDGIRKIPQVGTVVIEDDVEIGANATIDRAALGATTIGRGTKIDNLVMVAHGCQIGPYCLLAAQTGLAGGTTLGTGVMLGGQVGSAGHLTIGDGAKVAAKSGIHGDLGAGGTYGGIPAIEIRQWRRGMTALTRLAELLRRVRRLERKAGIDDE
- a CDS encoding DUF177 domain-containing protein; amino-acid sequence: MKIALDKITAVSTPLVYREDAESLNARLHEGGGTDDFRFPAGLGADLRHYRAGLDVVFEGRLRGEAEGTCGRCLEAYRLPFDAPLRVVLAPRASAGEGEGDDDLGLGFYDGEEIDVTGLVVEHAILALPTIPLCREDCRGLCPHCGVNHNLRPCTCATETSPRIGGLAALANLKVTDVRGGR
- the rpmF gene encoding 50S ribosomal protein L32, with the translated sequence MGLPKRRTSSTKRDKRRAHDALVAPHVITCSQCGERTLRHRACAHCGTYRGRQVIAAKEA
- the fabD gene encoding ACP S-malonyltransferase — its product is MPAVCVFPGQGAQRVGMGRDLAEGFACARSVFDEVDERLGFVLSRLCFEGPAETLALTEHAQPAILAVSIAAWRVLGETTGVRPVAVAGHSLGEWSALVAAGALQLGDAAEGVRARGRLMQEAVPVGVGAMAAVMGLALPVVEELCAEAAEGEVLAPANLNGGGQIVVAGHAAAVERMVALAATRKARAQRLAVSAPFHCALMRPAGEGLRPVLARCRFTEPEMPVVSSVDARAVTSAAELPELLERQVTAPVRWEETARTLASYGAPIALEVGPGRTLSGLMKRIVPDMRGIPAGDLEGLAMAKEALA
- the fabG gene encoding 3-oxoacyl-[acyl-carrier-protein] reductase, with the translated sequence MSTPLAGQVALVTGGSRGIGRAIAARLARDGAAVALTYVAQEAAAADAVRAIEAAGGTAAAFGFDVTQADAVAAGVDAVVQRFGRLNVLVNNAGVTGDGLVLRCKEADWRRVLDTNLTGVFLCTKAALRGMVRARYGRIVNLTSVVAEMGNAGQAAYAAAKAGVVGFTRSVAREVGSRGITVNAVSPGFIETDMTAALTDPQRAAYTTLIPAGRLGAVDDVAAAVAFLASPEAGYVTGHVLDVNGGLYM
- the acpP gene encoding acyl carrier protein, with the translated sequence MATSVEQRVKEIICEQLGVSEDQVTPQASFIEDLGADSLDIVELVMALEEEYDMEISDEEAEKIRTVQDVVNYIESHK
- the glyA gene encoding serine hydroxymethyltransferase, with product MTSPLAAADPAVFDAIRKETERQEYGLELIASENYVSEAVLEAQGSVLTNKYAEGYPGKRYYGGCEFVDDVEVLAQDRAKQLFACEAVNVQPHSGSQANMAVYFSQLQPGDTILAMNLQHGGHLTHGNPANFSGKFFKVVPYGVRESDGRIDMEQVAHLARTERPKMIVVGYSAYPRQLDFAAFRKIADEVGAQIMADVAHFAGLVAAGLHPSPIPHCEFTTTTTHKTLRGPRGGMIMGSEAKMKAVNASVFPGNQGGPLMHVIAAKAVAFGEALRPEFAAYQRQIVKNAKALAEGLMKRGLRLCSGGTDNHLMLIDLRGTELTGKLVQESLDKAHMTVNKNTVPFDPRSPFVTSGVRIGTPAVTTRGMKEAEMDVIADLMVRAFGVVGDDGKLAAIAAEVRDLCNRFPIYRRRLA
- the nrdR gene encoding transcriptional regulator NrdR, with the translated sequence MQCPMCRAPDSRVIDSRLGKEGDMIRRRRHCDGCGHRFTTYERVEVALPMVVKKDGRRQPFDRGRIVSGLRRACEKRPVSVDTIEEVASQIERQTLERGESEVTSRQIGEAVMAALHDLDAVAYVRFASVYREFRDVHEFMHELEELIAARSAGARRPKAGRTSPTTQRRSRSRA
- the ribD gene encoding bifunctional diaminohydroxyphosphoribosylaminopyrimidine deaminase/5-amino-6-(5-phosphoribosylamino)uracil reductase RibD, which codes for MSPRTRSRDTDARWMARAVALAGRALGRTFPNPPVGAVFVKRGRVVGEGWTAPAGGPHAEIAALRRAGARARGADLYVTLEPCAHVGRTPPCVDALLPLGLRRVVIAAVDPNPRVRGRSIRRLRAAGVRVTVGIGRDEADALTAGYRSRLLRGRPLVTLKLATSLDGRIAARSGDARWITGPAARRRAHVLRDVHDAVVVGAGTVRADDPRLTCRIAGGRDPIRVVLCGAGVSLPAKAQVLARGGAPTWIVAPRGASPSRVERLRRRAAQVILIPARRGRMAFGDVVGALGARGITSVLVEGGAVVARDALRAGVVDRVVWFLAPALLGGDAVPAVAGLGIDRARDAVRLVDARVARLGGDLVLTASVAGRNGRRPFASSWPPR